GATATTGGACGATGCGAACTCATCGAAGGAGAAATCATTAACATAGCACCGACCGGAGAAATGCATGGCATCGTTGAGTTCAATTTGGGAGGAGAAATCCGTGCGTTTGTCCGCCAACACAAACTGGGACGCGTCAGCGGCGGTGAGGTCGGCATTTTCATTCGACGGATGCCGGACACAGTACGCGGCGCTGACATTGTTTTTATCTCAAACGAGCGACTGGCAAATCGCGGTAAATCCGGTTTCCTCGACGTTGCGCCGGATTTGATCGTCGAGGTCCTGTCGCCGGATGATCGCTGGAATCAGGTCACGCGCAAACTCGAAGATTATTTTTCGATTGGCGTGCGCCTCGTGTGGGTGGTGGATCCAGAAAACGAAATCGTGCATGCGTACCGCGCGCTGACGGATATTCGCTGTTTCGGCATCGAAGACACCTTGACCGGCGACGACGTGCTGCCTGGTTTCACCATCTCACTCGCCGATGTGTTCGCAGAATAGAAAGCGACGATGAACGAAACAGTACTCTTTGCTTCTGCCACCGCGCAAGGACGCGATATTAGCGAAACGACGCGCGCGCTTGCAGAAAGCATCCTCAATCAAATCGGTCACCTGCCGGTGAATTTGCTGATCGCGTTTCTCTCGCCGCATTTCGCGCGCGGATCGGTTTTCGTCGCGGATAATTTGCGCGATGCGTTGCACCCACGCGTGATGCTGGGTTGCACCGCCGAAGGCGTCATCGGACGCGACGCCGAAATCGAGCGCGAACCGGCGATCACCGTCGTCGCCGCGCACTTGCCGGCGGTCGAATTAGTTCCCTTCGCGCTAAACCCCGAGGACTGGGACGCGACGCTCAAAACCCGCGTGCCCTTTGAGCAGACACTCGGCGCACCGCGCGATACGCGTTTATTTGTGTTGCTCGCCGATCCGTTCTCGACGCCAATGGACCGCGTGCTCGACGCGTTCAATCGCTTTTATCCCGGCGTGCCGATGGTCGGCGGCATGGCGAGCGGCTCGGCGCGCGCGAAAGGCAATTCGCTGTTGTTGAACGAGCGTGTGTTTATCGAAGGCGCGGTCGGCGTCGCCTTGCGCGGCGCGTTCGAAGTGGATGTCGTCGTGTCGCAAGGATGTCGTCCGATCGGTCGCGCGTTCACCGTGTCGAACGCGCGCGAGAATGTGATTTACGCCATCGAAGGCGAACCGCCGCTGCCGCAGATTCAAAGTCTGATCGAACAACTCGCGCCGAGTGACCGCGCGCTGCTCAACAACGGTTTGTATGTTGGGCGCGCGATTGACCCGACGAAACCCGACCTGGGTCGCGGCGATTTTCTCGTGCGCGGATTGGTGGGCGTGGATCACGAATCGGGCGCGATTGCAATTGGCGATCATGTTCGCGCCGGCGAAACGATTCAATTCCATTTGCGCGATGCGACGACCGCAACCGAAGACCTCGAAATGCAGTTGACGCCGCAAACCTTTTTCGATCAACCGAGTGGCGCGCTCGTCTTTTCGTGCAACGGACGCGGCACGCGCTTGTATCCGCATCCGAACGGCGACATCCAAACGATTCAAAGCGTATTGGGCGGCGTGAACCTTGCCGGCTTTTTCTGCGCGGGCGAGATTGGACCGATTGGCGGTAAAAATTTCTTACACGGTCAAACCGCGAGCATCGCATTGTTTCGTCCGGCAAATCCTACGTCGTAGTAAACGCTCGCCGC
Above is a window of Chloroflexota bacterium DNA encoding:
- a CDS encoding Uma2 family endonuclease, which produces MSAIPQTIIETAQAKTKITGEELLEMGDIGRCELIEGEIINIAPTGEMHGIVEFNLGGEIRAFVRQHKLGRVSGGEVGIFIRRMPDTVRGADIVFISNERLANRGKSGFLDVAPDLIVEVLSPDDRWNQVTRKLEDYFSIGVRLVWVVDPENEIVHAYRALTDIRCFGIEDTLTGDDVLPGFTISLADVFAE
- a CDS encoding FIST C-terminal domain-containing protein, with the translated sequence MNETVLFASATAQGRDISETTRALAESILNQIGHLPVNLLIAFLSPHFARGSVFVADNLRDALHPRVMLGCTAEGVIGRDAEIEREPAITVVAAHLPAVELVPFALNPEDWDATLKTRVPFEQTLGAPRDTRLFVLLADPFSTPMDRVLDAFNRFYPGVPMVGGMASGSARAKGNSLLLNERVFIEGAVGVALRGAFEVDVVVSQGCRPIGRAFTVSNARENVIYAIEGEPPLPQIQSLIEQLAPSDRALLNNGLYVGRAIDPTKPDLGRGDFLVRGLVGVDHESGAIAIGDHVRAGETIQFHLRDATTATEDLEMQLTPQTFFDQPSGALVFSCNGRGTRLYPHPNGDIQTIQSVLGGVNLAGFFCAGEIGPIGGKNFLHGQTASIALFRPANPTS